A portion of the Cervus elaphus chromosome X, mCerEla1.1, whole genome shotgun sequence genome contains these proteins:
- the FHL1 gene encoding four and a half LIM domains protein 1 isoform X1, producing MASHRHSGPSSYKVGTMAEKFDCHYCRDNLQGKKYVQKDGHHCCLKCFDKFCANTCVECRKPIGADSKEVHYKNRYWHDTCFRCSKCLQPLASETFVAKDNKILCNKCTTREDNPKCKGCFKPIVAGDQNVEYKGTVWHKDCFTCSNCKQVIGTGSFFPKGEDFYCVTCHETKFAKHCVKCNKAITSGGITYQDQPWHAECFVCVTCSKKLAGQRFTAVEDQYYCVDCYKNFVAKKCAGCKNPITGKRTVSRVSHPVSKARKPPVCHGKRLPLTLFPSANLRGRHPGGERTCPSWVVVLYRKNRSLAAPRGPGLVKAPVWWPMKDNPGTTTASTAKNAP from the exons ATGGCTTCCCATAGACACTCAG GTCCTTCCAGCTATAAAGTAGGCACCATGGCTGAGAAGTTCGACTGCCACTACTGCAGGGACAACCTGCAGGGGAAGAAGTACGTGCAGAAGGACGGCCACCACTGCTGCCTCAAGTGCTTCGACAAGTTCTGcgccaacacgtgtgtggagtgCCGCAAGCCCATCGGCGCCGACTCCAAG GAGGTGCACTACAAGAACCGCTACTGGCACGACACCTGCTTCCGCTGCTCCAAGTGCCTCCAGCCCTTGGCCAGTGAGACCTTCGTGGCCAAGGACAACAAGATCCTGTGCAACAAGTGCACCACTCGGGAGGACAACCCCAAGTGCAAGGGCTGCTTCAAGCCCATCGTAGCAG gagATCAGAACGTGGAGTACAAGGGCACTGTCTGGCACAAGGACTGCTTCACCTGCAGCAACTGCAAGCAAGTCATCGGGACAGGAAGCTTCTTCCCTAAAGGGGAGGACTTCTACTGCGTGACTTGCCATGAGACCAAGTTTGCCAAGCACTGCGTGAAGTGCAACAAG GCCATCACATCTGGAGGAATCACTTACCAGGATCAGCCCTGGCATGCCGAGTGCTTTGTGTGTGTTACCTGCTCTAAGAAGCTGGCTGGGCAGCGTTTCACCGCTGTGGAGGACCAGTATTACTGCGTGGATTGCTACAAGAACTTTGTGGCCAAGAAGTGTGCTGGATGCAAGAACCCAATCACTG GGAAAAGGACTGTGTCAAGAGTGAGCCACCCAGTCTCTAAAGCTAGGAAGCCCCCAGTGTGCCACGGGAAACGCTTGCCTCTCACCCTGTTTCCCAGCGCCAACCTCCGGGGCAGGCATCCGGGTGGAGAGAGGACTTGTCCCTCGTGGGTGGTGGTTCTTTATAGAAAAAATCGAAGCTTAGCAGCTCCTCGAGGCCCG GGTTTGGTAAAGGCTCCAGTGTGGTGGCCTATGAAGGACAATCCTGGCACGACTACTGCTTCCACTGCAAAAAATGCTCCGTGA
- the FHL1 gene encoding four and a half LIM domains protein 1 isoform X3, protein MASHRHSGPSSYKVGTMAEKFDCHYCRDNLQGKKYVQKDGHHCCLKCFDKFCANTCVECRKPIGADSKEVHYKNRYWHDTCFRCSKCLQPLASETFVAKDNKILCNKCTTREDNPKCKGCFKPIVAGDQNVEYKGTVWHKDCFTCSNCKQVIGTGSFFPKGEDFYCVTCHETKFAKHCVKCNKAITSGGITYQDQPWHAECFVCVTCSKKLAGQRFTAVEDQYYCVDCYKNFVAKKCAGCKNPITGFGKGSSVVAYEGQSWHDYCFHCKKCSVNLANKRFVFHQEQVYCPDCAKKL, encoded by the exons ATGGCTTCCCATAGACACTCAG GTCCTTCCAGCTATAAAGTAGGCACCATGGCTGAGAAGTTCGACTGCCACTACTGCAGGGACAACCTGCAGGGGAAGAAGTACGTGCAGAAGGACGGCCACCACTGCTGCCTCAAGTGCTTCGACAAGTTCTGcgccaacacgtgtgtggagtgCCGCAAGCCCATCGGCGCCGACTCCAAG GAGGTGCACTACAAGAACCGCTACTGGCACGACACCTGCTTCCGCTGCTCCAAGTGCCTCCAGCCCTTGGCCAGTGAGACCTTCGTGGCCAAGGACAACAAGATCCTGTGCAACAAGTGCACCACTCGGGAGGACAACCCCAAGTGCAAGGGCTGCTTCAAGCCCATCGTAGCAG gagATCAGAACGTGGAGTACAAGGGCACTGTCTGGCACAAGGACTGCTTCACCTGCAGCAACTGCAAGCAAGTCATCGGGACAGGAAGCTTCTTCCCTAAAGGGGAGGACTTCTACTGCGTGACTTGCCATGAGACCAAGTTTGCCAAGCACTGCGTGAAGTGCAACAAG GCCATCACATCTGGAGGAATCACTTACCAGGATCAGCCCTGGCATGCCGAGTGCTTTGTGTGTGTTACCTGCTCTAAGAAGCTGGCTGGGCAGCGTTTCACCGCTGTGGAGGACCAGTATTACTGCGTGGATTGCTACAAGAACTTTGTGGCCAAGAAGTGTGCTGGATGCAAGAACCCAATCACTG GGTTTGGTAAAGGCTCCAGTGTGGTGGCCTATGAAGGACAATCCTGGCACGACTACTGCTTCCACTGCAAAAAATGCTCCGTGAATCTGGCCAACAAGCGCTTTGTTTTCCACCAGGAGCAAGTGTATTGCCCCGACTGTGCCAAAAAGCTGTAA
- the FHL1 gene encoding four and a half LIM domains protein 1 isoform X2, which translates to MAEKFDCHYCRDNLQGKKYVQKDGHHCCLKCFDKFCANTCVECRKPIGADSKEVHYKNRYWHDTCFRCSKCLQPLASETFVAKDNKILCNKCTTREDNPKCKGCFKPIVAGDQNVEYKGTVWHKDCFTCSNCKQVIGTGSFFPKGEDFYCVTCHETKFAKHCVKCNKAITSGGITYQDQPWHAECFVCVTCSKKLAGQRFTAVEDQYYCVDCYKNFVAKKCAGCKNPITGKRTVSRVSHPVSKARKPPVCHGKRLPLTLFPSANLRGRHPGGERTCPSWVVVLYRKNRSLAAPRGPGLVKAPVWWPMKDNPGTTTASTAKNAP; encoded by the exons ATGGCTGAGAAGTTCGACTGCCACTACTGCAGGGACAACCTGCAGGGGAAGAAGTACGTGCAGAAGGACGGCCACCACTGCTGCCTCAAGTGCTTCGACAAGTTCTGcgccaacacgtgtgtggagtgCCGCAAGCCCATCGGCGCCGACTCCAAG GAGGTGCACTACAAGAACCGCTACTGGCACGACACCTGCTTCCGCTGCTCCAAGTGCCTCCAGCCCTTGGCCAGTGAGACCTTCGTGGCCAAGGACAACAAGATCCTGTGCAACAAGTGCACCACTCGGGAGGACAACCCCAAGTGCAAGGGCTGCTTCAAGCCCATCGTAGCAG gagATCAGAACGTGGAGTACAAGGGCACTGTCTGGCACAAGGACTGCTTCACCTGCAGCAACTGCAAGCAAGTCATCGGGACAGGAAGCTTCTTCCCTAAAGGGGAGGACTTCTACTGCGTGACTTGCCATGAGACCAAGTTTGCCAAGCACTGCGTGAAGTGCAACAAG GCCATCACATCTGGAGGAATCACTTACCAGGATCAGCCCTGGCATGCCGAGTGCTTTGTGTGTGTTACCTGCTCTAAGAAGCTGGCTGGGCAGCGTTTCACCGCTGTGGAGGACCAGTATTACTGCGTGGATTGCTACAAGAACTTTGTGGCCAAGAAGTGTGCTGGATGCAAGAACCCAATCACTG GGAAAAGGACTGTGTCAAGAGTGAGCCACCCAGTCTCTAAAGCTAGGAAGCCCCCAGTGTGCCACGGGAAACGCTTGCCTCTCACCCTGTTTCCCAGCGCCAACCTCCGGGGCAGGCATCCGGGTGGAGAGAGGACTTGTCCCTCGTGGGTGGTGGTTCTTTATAGAAAAAATCGAAGCTTAGCAGCTCCTCGAGGCCCG GGTTTGGTAAAGGCTCCAGTGTGGTGGCCTATGAAGGACAATCCTGGCACGACTACTGCTTCCACTGCAAAAAATGCTCCGTGA